One region of Microbacterium sufflavum genomic DNA includes:
- a CDS encoding sulfite exporter TauE/SafE family protein, whose amino-acid sequence MMALDAWAWAALGLAAVVIGISKTALPGGSILAIALFAAVLPARTSTAATLLLLMVGDVFALLAYRRHAHWPTLLRLAPAVIAGLLLGFAFLALTGDDVVRRAIGVILLLMIAVTLWRRWRQSRVETTVTPRGGLVLAGAYGTLGGFTTMVANAGGPVMSMYFLATRTPVQVFLGTSAWFFAIINVIKVPFLAGIGLFTAPVLLTDALLAPLVVLGALLGLRVARRLDQRVFDRIVIALTILGALYLLF is encoded by the coding sequence GTGATGGCGCTCGACGCGTGGGCCTGGGCGGCGCTCGGCCTGGCCGCGGTCGTGATCGGCATCTCCAAGACCGCACTGCCCGGCGGCAGCATCCTCGCGATCGCGCTGTTCGCCGCGGTGCTGCCCGCCCGCACCTCGACCGCGGCCACGCTGCTGCTGCTCATGGTGGGCGACGTGTTCGCGCTCCTCGCCTACCGTCGGCACGCCCACTGGCCGACACTGCTGCGACTCGCCCCCGCCGTCATCGCCGGACTGCTGCTCGGCTTCGCCTTCCTCGCCCTGACGGGCGACGACGTGGTGCGGCGCGCGATCGGCGTGATCCTGCTGCTGATGATCGCCGTCACCCTGTGGCGACGATGGCGGCAGTCGCGCGTCGAGACGACGGTCACGCCCCGCGGCGGACTCGTGCTCGCCGGCGCCTACGGCACCCTGGGCGGCTTCACGACGATGGTCGCCAACGCCGGCGGACCCGTGATGTCGATGTACTTCCTGGCGACGCGCACCCCGGTCCAGGTGTTCCTGGGCACCTCGGCCTGGTTCTTCGCGATCATCAACGTGATCAAGGTGCCGTTCCTCGCCGGCATCGGACTGTTCACCGCGCCGGTGCTGCTGACGGACGCGCTGCTCGCGCCGCTGGTGGTGCTCGGCGCCCTCCTCGGACTGCGCGTGGCACGACGGCTCGATCAACGGGTGTTCGACCGCATCGTGATCGCGCTCACGATCCTCGGCGCGCTCTACCTGCTCTTCTGA
- a CDS encoding SDR family oxidoreductase, protein MSLAGKTILMSGGSRGIGLAIALRAAADGANIAMLAKTDTPHPKLEGTVHTAAEQIRAAGGQALPIVGDVREDDDITEAVMKTQGEFGGIDIVINNASVIDLSRSLDLSAKKYDLMQDVNVRGTFMLSRAAVPILKDAENPHILSLSPPLNPSPKWLGAHTGYTLAKFGMTMVTLGLAAEFARDGIAANTLWPRTTIATAAVQNLLGGDRVMAASRTADIYADAAYAVLCRPAATTTGQSLIVEDVLEAEGVTDFSRYAAVPGTPDSALFPDIFLD, encoded by the coding sequence ATGTCACTCGCCGGCAAGACCATCCTCATGTCGGGCGGCAGCCGCGGCATCGGCCTCGCGATCGCGCTGCGCGCCGCCGCCGACGGCGCCAACATCGCCATGCTCGCCAAGACCGACACCCCGCATCCGAAGCTCGAGGGCACCGTGCACACCGCGGCCGAGCAGATCCGCGCGGCCGGCGGCCAGGCGCTGCCGATCGTCGGCGACGTGCGCGAGGACGACGACATCACCGAAGCGGTCATGAAGACGCAGGGCGAGTTCGGCGGCATCGACATCGTGATCAACAACGCCAGCGTGATCGACCTGTCGCGCTCGCTCGACCTCTCGGCGAAGAAGTACGACCTGATGCAGGACGTCAACGTGCGCGGGACGTTCATGCTGTCGCGGGCGGCCGTGCCGATCCTGAAGGACGCCGAGAACCCGCACATCCTGTCGCTCTCGCCGCCGCTGAACCCCAGCCCGAAGTGGCTCGGGGCGCACACGGGCTACACGCTCGCGAAGTTCGGCATGACCATGGTCACGCTCGGGCTCGCGGCCGAGTTCGCGCGCGACGGCATCGCCGCCAACACGCTGTGGCCCCGCACGACCATCGCGACCGCCGCCGTGCAGAACCTCCTCGGGGGCGACAGGGTGATGGCCGCGAGCCGCACGGCCGACATCTACGCCGACGCCGCCTACGCGGTGCTGTGCCGGCCGGCCGCGACCACCACGGGGCAGTCGCTCATCGTGGAGGACGTGCTGGAGGCCGAGGGCGTGACCGACTTCTCGCGCTACGCCGCCGTGCCCGGCACCCCTGACAGCGCCCTGTTCCCGGACATCTTCCTCGACTGA
- a CDS encoding SDR family NAD(P)-dependent oxidoreductase — protein MQISGQGALVTGGASGLGLATARRLAAAGAHVTIIDLPSSAGAEIAEELGGIFVPADVTSVDEVAAAVAAAQAAAPLRVVINCAGIAPPAKVLDREGNPAVLADFERIVRINLVGTFNVISQAAAVIAKNELHDEERGVIVNTASVAAFDGQIGQPAYSASKGGVHAMTLPIARELARHGIRVCTIAPGIMETPMLMGLPQEAQDSLGQQVPFPARLGRPDEYAALAQQIVENGYLNGETIRLDGAIRMAPR, from the coding sequence ATGCAGATCAGCGGACAGGGCGCCCTCGTCACCGGAGGGGCGTCGGGCCTCGGGCTCGCCACCGCGCGTCGCCTCGCGGCGGCCGGAGCCCACGTCACGATCATCGACCTCCCCTCCTCGGCGGGTGCCGAGATCGCGGAAGAACTGGGCGGGATCTTCGTGCCCGCCGACGTCACGAGCGTCGACGAGGTCGCGGCCGCGGTCGCCGCCGCACAGGCCGCCGCCCCGCTGCGCGTGGTGATCAACTGCGCCGGTATCGCCCCGCCCGCCAAGGTGCTCGATCGCGAGGGCAACCCCGCGGTGCTCGCCGACTTCGAGCGGATCGTGCGCATCAACCTCGTCGGCACCTTCAACGTCATCTCGCAGGCCGCGGCCGTGATCGCGAAGAACGAACTGCACGACGAGGAGCGCGGCGTCATCGTCAACACCGCCAGCGTCGCGGCGTTCGACGGTCAGATCGGGCAGCCCGCGTACTCCGCGTCGAAGGGCGGCGTGCACGCCATGACCCTCCCGATCGCTCGCGAACTCGCCCGACACGGCATCCGCGTGTGCACCATCGCCCCCGGCATCATGGAGACCCCGATGCTGATGGGGCTGCCGCAGGAGGCGCAGGACTCGCTCGGCCAGCAGGTGCCGTTCCCCGCCCGCCTCGGCCGACCGGACGAGTACGCCGCCCTCGCGCAGCAGATCGTCGAGAACGGCTACCTCAACGGCGAGACCATCCGCCTCGACGGCGCCATCCGCATGGCACCGCGCTGA
- a CDS encoding aminoglycoside 3'-phosphotransferase — MTIPAESVVVPDRVRELSRGADLVCVWRNDDGGLTFRATGVGEPFYIKWGPRNLESTLRDEAERMRWAARWISAPTVLDSGEDETHEWLVTAALDGLSAVDPRWTTEPATAVRAVGEALRALHDALPVAECPWEWSVPSRIANAERRGIVVPESLRTPPPIDRAVVSHGDACCPNTLIGTDGRWLAHVDLAQLGVADRWADIAVAAMSTGWNYGPGWEDALVEAYGLEPDRERMAYYRDLWNAT, encoded by the coding sequence ATGACGATCCCCGCCGAGTCCGTCGTCGTCCCCGACCGGGTGCGCGAGCTGTCCCGCGGAGCAGACCTCGTCTGCGTCTGGCGGAACGACGACGGCGGTCTCACGTTCCGCGCGACCGGCGTCGGCGAGCCGTTCTACATCAAGTGGGGTCCGCGCAACCTCGAGTCCACGCTGCGCGACGAGGCCGAGCGAATGCGCTGGGCCGCGCGGTGGATCAGCGCGCCGACCGTGCTGGACAGCGGCGAGGACGAGACGCACGAGTGGCTGGTGACGGCGGCCCTCGACGGCCTGAGCGCCGTGGATCCCCGGTGGACGACCGAGCCCGCGACCGCCGTGCGCGCGGTGGGTGAGGCGCTGCGGGCGCTGCACGACGCGCTGCCCGTGGCCGAGTGCCCGTGGGAGTGGAGCGTGCCGTCGCGCATCGCGAACGCGGAGCGCCGGGGCATCGTGGTGCCGGAGTCGCTGCGCACTCCGCCGCCGATCGACCGCGCGGTGGTGAGCCACGGCGACGCCTGCTGCCCGAACACCCTGATCGGCACGGACGGCCGGTGGCTCGCGCACGTGGACCTCGCGCAGCTGGGCGTCGCCGACCGCTGGGCCGACATCGCCGTGGCCGCCATGAGCACCGGGTGGAACTACGGCCCGGGGTGGGAAGACGCCCTCGTCGAGGCGTACGGCCTCGAACCCGACCGGGAGCGGATGGCGTACTACCGCGACCTCTGGAACGCCACCTGA
- a CDS encoding helix-turn-helix domain-containing protein: MHLDPSPPAPVAGFAETLREAIAARGTSLAQLSDRLRRHGNPVSIATLSCWQNGTRQPEGVCSLAAVEELETLLLLDSGTLQRRIGHSRRAGRPPKPRAPCEDWTREGPILDTFRALGIDPAASFNTHSVHAVCTTDAHGLVDTIHYRAILRPPSGRAGLIPYIDLPGVPTDVWPELTAVTGCRVVQRHAHSSRMAFGMLLAVDDPPEQRQSALIEFTLHYPLPYPRDRLVTYASMYRTPELLLHVDLARSPSPTWIEEVTMVGGEEEIVPLPPANRTATTVRSGFAPGLIALRWGYGSREDGADPLPL; encoded by the coding sequence ATGCACCTCGATCCGTCGCCACCCGCTCCCGTCGCCGGGTTCGCCGAGACACTGCGGGAGGCCATCGCGGCCCGCGGCACGTCCCTCGCGCAGCTGAGCGATCGGCTCCGACGACACGGGAACCCCGTCTCGATCGCCACCCTCAGCTGCTGGCAGAACGGCACGCGGCAACCCGAGGGGGTCTGCTCGCTCGCTGCGGTCGAGGAGCTCGAGACGCTGCTCCTGCTCGACAGCGGCACCCTGCAGCGACGCATCGGACACAGCCGCCGCGCCGGACGTCCACCCAAGCCGCGGGCACCCTGCGAGGACTGGACGAGGGAGGGGCCGATCCTCGACACGTTCCGCGCGCTCGGCATCGACCCCGCGGCGTCGTTCAACACCCACTCCGTCCACGCGGTCTGCACCACCGACGCGCACGGCCTCGTCGACACCATCCACTACCGCGCGATCCTCCGGCCCCCCAGCGGACGAGCCGGCCTCATCCCGTACATCGACCTTCCCGGGGTGCCGACCGACGTGTGGCCCGAGCTGACCGCGGTGACCGGGTGCCGCGTGGTGCAGCGCCACGCGCACTCCTCGCGCATGGCGTTCGGCATGCTCCTCGCCGTCGACGATCCGCCCGAGCAGCGGCAGTCCGCGCTCATCGAGTTCACCCTGCACTACCCGCTCCCCTACCCGCGCGACCGGCTCGTGACCTACGCGAGCATGTACCGCACGCCCGAGCTGCTCCTGCACGTGGACCTCGCGCGGTCGCCGTCGCCCACCTGGATCGAAGAGGTCACGATGGTCGGCGGCGAGGAGGAGATCGTGCCGCTGCCTCCCGCGAACCGCACGGCCACCACCGTGCGCTCGGGGTTCGCGCCGGGGCTGATCGCGCTCCGCTGGGGGTACGGCTCCCGCGAAGACGGCGCCGACCCGCTACCCCTGTGA
- a CDS encoding amino acid permease, translating into MSAHGAEHAPRPAVTSSTRVSRPAVAVLGVGQLALLTLVVVASLRSLPAMAVYGLGSIMLYLIPAILFLVPTALVAAELATGWKGGVYVWVREALGNRWGFTAVWLQWIQNVVWFPTQLAFVAGALAFVFLDPSLSSSGFFTAVVIIVCYWGATLVTLRGGDLFAKLGSWGGILGTLLPAVLLIVFGAVWVFSGEKSQVPLEASAMIPPFTGLASIVLIVSNVLAYAGMEVNAVHVNQMKDPGRGYPRSVFLAAALILLVFILPTLAIAVAVPPKELGLTNGIMLAFGEYFDHWSMGWATAVVSALIAAGALASVVTWVAGPSKGVLAAAETGLLPPLLQKRNKAGVQSGILMLQGTIVTVLAAIFIIVPNVSAAFVALIDMAAALYLVMYMLMFASALVLRRKAPDVKRAYRVKGLPLVAGVGFVACLAAFLLAFIPPDGFTAFPPAAYPWIVGAVIVVLGAPPLVFYAVRRPSWDRRPADGSLPSDAHPEA; encoded by the coding sequence ATGTCTGCACACGGTGCCGAACACGCCCCCCGTCCCGCCGTCACCTCGTCGACCCGCGTCTCCCGGCCCGCGGTGGCCGTGCTGGGGGTGGGGCAGCTCGCCCTGCTGACGCTCGTCGTGGTGGCGAGCCTGCGCTCCCTGCCGGCGATGGCGGTCTACGGCCTCGGGAGCATCATGCTCTACCTCATCCCGGCGATCCTGTTCCTGGTGCCCACGGCGCTGGTGGCGGCCGAGCTCGCGACCGGGTGGAAGGGCGGCGTCTACGTCTGGGTGCGCGAAGCCCTCGGCAACCGCTGGGGGTTCACCGCGGTGTGGCTCCAGTGGATCCAGAACGTGGTGTGGTTCCCCACCCAGCTCGCCTTCGTGGCGGGCGCGCTGGCGTTCGTCTTCCTGGATCCGTCGCTGTCGAGCTCGGGCTTCTTCACCGCGGTCGTGATCATCGTCTGCTACTGGGGTGCGACGCTGGTCACCCTCCGCGGCGGCGACCTGTTCGCCAAGCTCGGCTCATGGGGCGGCATCCTCGGCACGCTGCTGCCCGCCGTGCTGCTGATCGTGTTCGGCGCGGTCTGGGTGTTCAGCGGCGAGAAGAGCCAGGTCCCCCTCGAGGCGTCGGCGATGATCCCGCCGTTCACCGGGCTCGCCTCGATCGTGCTGATCGTGTCGAACGTGCTGGCCTACGCCGGTATGGAGGTGAACGCGGTGCACGTGAACCAGATGAAGGACCCCGGCCGCGGCTACCCCCGCTCGGTGTTCCTCGCGGCGGCGCTCATCCTGCTCGTGTTCATCCTGCCGACCCTCGCGATCGCGGTCGCGGTGCCGCCGAAGGAGCTCGGTCTCACGAACGGCATCATGCTCGCGTTCGGGGAGTACTTCGACCACTGGAGCATGGGCTGGGCCACCGCGGTGGTGTCGGCCCTGATCGCCGCGGGCGCCCTCGCCTCGGTCGTGACCTGGGTCGCCGGCCCGTCGAAGGGCGTGCTGGCCGCGGCGGAGACGGGGCTGCTGCCGCCGCTGCTGCAGAAGAGGAACAAGGCGGGCGTGCAGTCGGGCATCCTGATGCTGCAGGGCACGATCGTGACGGTGCTCGCGGCGATCTTCATCATCGTGCCGAACGTGAGCGCGGCCTTCGTCGCGCTGATCGACATGGCCGCCGCGCTGTACCTCGTCATGTACATGCTGATGTTCGCCTCGGCCCTCGTGCTGCGGCGGAAGGCGCCGGACGTGAAGCGCGCGTACCGGGTGAAGGGGCTGCCGCTGGTCGCCGGGGTGGGCTTCGTCGCCTGCCTGGCCGCGTTCCTCCTCGCGTTCATCCCGCCGGACGGCTTCACCGCGTTCCCGCCCGCGGCCTACCCGTGGATCGTGGGGGCGGTGATCGTGGTGCTGGGTGCTCCACCCCTGGTGTTCTACGCGGTGCGCCGTCCGTCGTGGGACCGCCGGCCGGCGGACGGCAGCCTGCCCAGCGACGCCCACCCGGAGGCCTGA
- a CDS encoding glutamate decarboxylase yields MSTAPTDGQPIFTRPGEATVAPRHVIPDAESLPSTAKQIVEDETILDGNARLNLATFVSTWMDDEAKQVYMASFDKNMIDKDEYPQTAAIEDNCWHMLANLWHAPDAARSIGTSTIGSSEACMLGGLAFKRRWQQARRAAGKDASSPNLVMSSAVQVCWEKFCNYFDVEPRFVPISEEHKTLDGHELEKYVDENTIGVVAIMGVTYTGMYEPVAQIAAALDEIQKNTGLDIPIHVDGASGAMIAPFLQPDLEWDFRLERVHSISTSGHKYGLVYPGLGWVVWRDAQWLPEDLVFQVSYLGGEMPTFALNFSRPGAQVLLQYYLFLRLGFEGYRAVQQASQDVAKFLSAGIAKLDAFELWNDGSDIPVFAWRLKQGHTDNWTLYDLQDRLRMRGWLVPAYPMPADLEELTVQRIVVRNGLSMDLAAELLDAITAEVAHLDALTAPMPGDHPDSAFHH; encoded by the coding sequence ATGAGCACTGCACCCACCGACGGTCAGCCGATCTTCACCCGGCCGGGGGAGGCCACGGTCGCACCGCGACACGTGATCCCCGACGCCGAGTCGCTCCCGTCGACCGCGAAACAGATCGTCGAGGACGAGACCATCCTCGACGGCAACGCCCGTCTGAACCTCGCGACGTTCGTGAGCACCTGGATGGACGACGAGGCCAAGCAGGTGTACATGGCCTCGTTCGACAAGAACATGATCGACAAGGACGAGTACCCGCAGACCGCCGCGATCGAGGACAACTGCTGGCACATGCTCGCGAACCTCTGGCATGCGCCGGATGCCGCCCGCAGCATCGGCACGTCCACCATCGGCTCGTCCGAGGCGTGCATGCTCGGCGGGCTCGCGTTCAAGCGCCGGTGGCAGCAGGCGCGTCGCGCCGCGGGGAAGGACGCCTCCTCGCCGAACCTCGTGATGTCGAGCGCCGTGCAGGTGTGCTGGGAGAAGTTCTGCAACTACTTCGACGTGGAGCCGCGCTTCGTGCCGATCAGCGAGGAGCACAAGACGCTCGACGGGCACGAGCTGGAGAAGTACGTCGACGAGAACACGATCGGGGTCGTGGCGATCATGGGCGTCACCTACACCGGCATGTACGAGCCGGTCGCGCAGATCGCGGCGGCGCTCGACGAGATCCAGAAGAACACGGGGCTCGACATCCCGATCCACGTGGACGGCGCCTCCGGGGCGATGATCGCCCCGTTCCTGCAGCCCGACCTGGAGTGGGACTTCCGCCTGGAGCGGGTGCACTCCATCAGCACCTCCGGCCACAAGTACGGGCTCGTGTACCCCGGACTCGGGTGGGTCGTGTGGCGCGACGCCCAGTGGCTGCCGGAGGACCTCGTGTTCCAGGTCAGCTACCTCGGCGGGGAGATGCCCACGTTCGCACTGAACTTCTCGCGCCCCGGCGCACAGGTGCTGCTGCAGTACTACCTGTTCCTCCGCCTCGGCTTCGAGGGGTACCGGGCGGTGCAGCAGGCGTCGCAGGACGTGGCGAAGTTCCTGTCGGCGGGCATCGCGAAGCTCGACGCGTTCGAGCTGTGGAACGACGGCAGCGACATCCCCGTGTTCGCGTGGCGGTTGAAGCAGGGGCATACCGACAACTGGACCCTGTACGACCTGCAGGATCGGTTGCGCATGCGCGGCTGGCTCGTGCCCGCCTACCCGATGCCCGCCGACCTGGAGGAGCTCACGGTGCAGCGCATCGTGGTGCGCAACGGCCTCAGCATGGACCTGGCCGCCGAACTGCTCGACGCGATCACCGCCGAGGTCGCGCACCTCGACGCCCTCACCGCGCCGATGCCGGGCGACCACCCCGACTCGGCGTTCCACCACTGA
- a CDS encoding energy-coupling factor transporter transmembrane component T family protein, translated as MTLLDAKARTGAVARINPVAKLGVSALIAVPLILTLDPVSAAVALALEFVLFLFAGIGWREFWVRTWPVWLAAPLTGLTIALYGETSGTVYVDWFVLRISEGSLALAVATMLRVLAIALPSVVLFVTVDPTDLADGLGQILRLPARFVLGALAGLRMVGLFLDDWRALELARRARGVADRGRLRRFFGMAFALLVLSIRRGAKLATAMEARGFGAPGRRTWARESRFGAAEWLLLAVGAAISGIAVAAAVLTGAWNFILGPGA; from the coding sequence GTGACCCTGCTCGACGCGAAGGCCCGCACCGGCGCGGTGGCCCGCATCAACCCGGTCGCCAAGCTCGGCGTGAGCGCGCTGATCGCCGTGCCGCTCATCCTCACGCTCGACCCGGTCTCGGCCGCGGTAGCCCTGGCGCTCGAGTTCGTGCTGTTCCTGTTTGCGGGCATCGGCTGGCGGGAGTTCTGGGTGCGCACGTGGCCGGTGTGGCTCGCGGCGCCGCTCACCGGGCTCACGATCGCGCTGTACGGCGAGACCTCCGGCACCGTGTACGTGGACTGGTTCGTGCTGCGCATCAGCGAGGGCTCGCTCGCCCTCGCCGTGGCGACGATGCTGCGCGTGCTCGCGATCGCCCTGCCGTCCGTGGTGCTGTTCGTGACCGTCGACCCCACCGACCTCGCCGACGGGCTCGGGCAGATCCTCCGCCTCCCCGCCCGGTTCGTGCTGGGTGCGCTCGCGGGCCTGCGCATGGTCGGGCTGTTCCTCGACGACTGGCGGGCGCTCGAGCTGGCGCGGCGCGCACGCGGGGTGGCCGACCGCGGGCGCCTGCGCCGTTTCTTCGGGATGGCGTTCGCGCTGCTGGTGCTGTCGATCCGCCGCGGCGCCAAGCTCGCCACGGCCATGGAAGCGCGAGGGTTCGGAGCGCCGGGGCGCCGCACGTGGGCGCGCGAGTCGCGGTTCGGGGCGGCGGAGTGGCTGCTGCTCGCGGTCGGCGCGGCCATCTCCGGCATCGCGGTCGCGGCGGCCGTGCTCACCGGAGCCTGGAACTTCATCCTCGGTCCCGGCGCCTGA
- a CDS encoding ABC transporter ATP-binding protein, which yields MGAEQATPAAVEARGWGWRHASRLAWALRDVSFRIEPGERVLVLGASGAGKSTLLHGLAGVLGGEEEGESEGRLLVDGAAATATRGRAGLVLQDPDSQVILARVGDDVAFGCENLGIPRAEIWPRVTAALEAVGLDVPLDHPTKALSGGQKQRLALAGLLAMRPGLLLLDEPTANLDPHGVAEVRDAVSRLLDTHPATLVVVEHRLDVWLPLMTRVIVIGEGGVVADGPPHEVLGAQGQRLADDGVWVPGHPPAFPPPPRTAPREVLLSARGLAVARVKGRPVATGIDLDVHAGEAVAVTGPNGAGKSTLGLTLAGLLPPAGGAVVAAPELADGADPAPIRWSSRDLLTRVGMVFQEPEHQLLATTVRDELAVGPRALGLPEDEIAARTDELLSRLRLDRLAAANPYTLSGGEKRRLTVAAAIATRPRVLVLDEPTFGQDARTWAELVALLAALRDEGSAVVAITHDLDVARALHATRFDLGGMP from the coding sequence ATGGGGGCCGAGCAGGCCACCCCCGCCGCCGTCGAGGCTCGAGGGTGGGGGTGGCGTCACGCGAGTCGCCTCGCCTGGGCCCTGCGCGACGTGTCGTTCCGCATCGAGCCGGGCGAGCGCGTGCTCGTGCTCGGCGCATCCGGCGCGGGCAAGTCGACGCTGCTCCACGGGCTCGCCGGCGTCCTCGGCGGCGAGGAGGAGGGCGAGAGCGAGGGCCGGCTGCTCGTCGACGGCGCCGCGGCGACCGCCACCCGGGGTCGCGCGGGACTGGTGCTGCAAGACCCCGACTCGCAGGTGATCCTGGCACGCGTGGGCGACGACGTCGCCTTCGGCTGCGAGAACCTGGGCATCCCGCGCGCCGAGATCTGGCCGCGCGTCACCGCGGCCCTGGAGGCCGTGGGGCTCGACGTGCCGCTCGACCACCCCACCAAGGCGCTGTCGGGCGGCCAGAAGCAGCGCCTCGCGCTCGCGGGACTCCTCGCCATGCGCCCCGGACTGCTGCTGCTCGACGAGCCCACCGCGAACCTCGACCCGCACGGGGTGGCGGAGGTGCGCGACGCGGTGTCGCGCCTGCTCGACACCCACCCCGCCACGCTCGTGGTCGTGGAGCACCGGCTCGACGTGTGGCTGCCCCTCATGACCCGCGTGATCGTGATCGGCGAGGGCGGCGTGGTCGCCGACGGCCCTCCGCACGAGGTGCTCGGGGCGCAGGGGCAGCGGCTCGCCGACGACGGGGTGTGGGTCCCCGGGCATCCGCCCGCGTTCCCGCCGCCGCCGCGCACGGCCCCCCGCGAGGTGCTGCTCTCGGCGCGCGGGCTCGCGGTCGCCCGGGTGAAGGGTCGCCCGGTCGCCACGGGCATCGACCTCGACGTGCACGCGGGAGAGGCCGTCGCGGTCACCGGGCCCAACGGCGCCGGCAAGTCGACGCTCGGCCTCACGCTCGCGGGACTCCTTCCGCCCGCGGGGGGAGCAGTGGTCGCCGCGCCCGAGCTCGCGGACGGCGCCGACCCCGCGCCCATCCGGTGGAGCTCGCGCGACCTGCTCACCCGCGTCGGCATGGTGTTCCAGGAGCCGGAGCATCAGCTGCTCGCCACGACCGTGCGCGACGAGCTCGCCGTCGGCCCCCGCGCGCTCGGCCTCCCCGAGGACGAGATCGCCGCGCGCACCGACGAGCTCCTCTCCCGCCTGCGCCTCGACCGTCTCGCGGCCGCGAACCCGTACACGCTGTCCGGCGGGGAGAAGCGGCGCCTCACGGTCGCGGCCGCGATCGCCACACGCCCCCGGGTGCTCGTGCTGGACGAGCCCACGTTCGGGCAGGACGCGCGTACGTGGGCGGAGCTGGTCGCGCTGCTCGCGGCCTTGCGCGACGAGGGGTCGGCCGTGGTCGCGATCACGCACGACCTCGACGTGGCCAGAGCCCTCCACGCCACCCGGTTCGACCTGGGCGGCATGCCGTGA
- a CDS encoding ECF transporter S component: MSTSTSTSASAKTSTAAAPRNYLRWRIVDIVVASVLGVAAGLIFLAWNVGYLGPKALLEPLLPGLQGLLDGPWLFAGVLGGLIIRKAGAAIYVELLAAVVSALIGNQWGGFLTLEAGLVQGLGAELVFLLFFYRRWSLPVAILAGAGAALAGGINNLVLWYAGSGPAFTTIYLLSTVVSGAVIAGALSWVLARGIAATGALDRFGSGREARVRV; this comes from the coding sequence ATGAGTACGTCCACGTCCACGTCCGCATCCGCGAAGACCTCGACGGCGGCCGCGCCGCGCAACTACCTGCGCTGGCGCATCGTCGACATCGTCGTCGCCAGTGTCCTCGGTGTCGCCGCCGGCCTGATCTTCCTCGCCTGGAACGTCGGCTACCTCGGCCCCAAGGCCCTCCTCGAACCGCTGCTCCCCGGGCTGCAGGGCCTGCTCGACGGCCCCTGGCTGTTCGCGGGCGTGCTCGGCGGACTCATCATCCGCAAGGCCGGAGCCGCGATCTACGTCGAACTGCTCGCCGCCGTCGTCTCGGCGCTCATCGGCAACCAGTGGGGCGGCTTCCTCACCCTGGAGGCCGGGCTCGTGCAGGGGCTCGGCGCCGAGCTCGTCTTCCTGCTGTTCTTCTACCGTCGCTGGTCGCTGCCCGTCGCGATCCTCGCCGGTGCGGGCGCCGCACTCGCGGGCGGCATCAACAACCTCGTGCTCTGGTACGCCGGATCCGGCCCGGCGTTCACGACGATCTACCTGCTCAGCACCGTCGTCTCCGGCGCGGTGATCGCGGGGGCGCTGTCGTGGGTTCTGGCCAGGGGCATCGCGGCGACCGGCGCGCTCGACCGGTTCGGCTCCGGCCGCGAGGCGCGCGTCCGCGTCTGA